The genomic DNA TCATTGCGCCTGAAGAAACACGTTCTTAAAAGCGGAGGCACTATGAAAGGCCAGCGTAACATCGGCATGGTGGCGCATGACGAACGCAAAGAAGACCTGCTGGACTGGGTGCAGCACAACCTGCAGGCTCTTATTCCGCACAGGATATTTGCCACCGGCACCACTGGCGGGCTGTTGCGTCAGCGCTTCGGCGACCTGACCATAACCCCCATGAAAAGCGGCCCGCTGGGCGGAGACCAGCAACTGGGTTCCATGATTGCCGAAGGCAGGCTGGATATGCTTTTCTTTCTCATCGACCCCATGGCACCTCATCCTCATGATGTTGACATCAAAGCACTGCTGCGACTGGCAGTGCTGTATAACATCCCTGCAGCCTACAATCGCTCCACAGCGGACTTCCTTATTACCAGCCCGTTTATGACCGGAGAGTATATTCCTGAAATAAAAGATTATACTCCGTACGTGAAGCGTCTTGGCGCTAAATAGCAATCTGCACACGTTAACAAAAATTAACTTTATGCGCTCTGACCGTTGACATCTTTGGAGCGTGCGTTTACAAAAGTGAACACCAAACAGCAAAGCAACAAGGACACCATGGAGAAGCTGTCTTTTGATACATTCTTCCGGCGCGTGAAAGAATCGACCGAAATAAACACCCAACAAGCGCTGGCCAGGGCGCTGGGGGTTAACAGGTCCGCCGTTTCACAGGCCAAACAGCGTGAAAAAGTGCCTGAGAAGTGGGTACTGAAAATCGCACGCATGTTTGCGCTGTCCCCTGACTGGCTGGAAT from Oleidesulfovibrio alaskensis DSM 16109 includes the following:
- a CDS encoding methylglyoxal synthase, with amino-acid sequence MKGQRNIGMVAHDERKEDLLDWVQHNLQALIPHRIFATGTTGGLLRQRFGDLTITPMKSGPLGGDQQLGSMIAEGRLDMLFFLIDPMAPHPHDVDIKALLRLAVLYNIPAAYNRSTADFLITSPFMTGEYIPEIKDYTPYVKRLGAK